The Phacochoerus africanus isolate WHEZ1 chromosome 15, ROS_Pafr_v1, whole genome shotgun sequence genome has a segment encoding these proteins:
- the OSM gene encoding oncostatin-M isoform X2, which yields MRAQCMRRTLLSLVLGLLFLSTAAKGKCSGKYHELLRQLRHQADHMRDTSTLLDPYIRMQGLDTPGLKEHCKDRPGAFPSEGTLRGFSKRVFLQTLNTTLGLVLHRLTALQQDLPEAQHLARLNIRGLRSNIHCMYQLLLGSSEAETAEPTQPGPRATPPPTPPSDAFQHKLKGCRFLHGYHSFMHSVAQVLREWGESLGRSRSRRHSPHPALQKGARRMRPLRRDKRLMPRGQLPR from the exons ATGCGGGCACAGTGTATGCGGAGGACACTGCTCA GTCTGGTCCTCGGACTCCTGTTCCTGAGCACGGCGGCCAAGGGCAAGTGCTCAGGCAAATACCACGAACTCCTCCGGCAGCTCCGGCATCAGGCAGACCACATGCGGGACACCAGCACACTCCTGGACCCCTAT ATCCGCATGCAAGGCCTGGACACGCCTGGACTGAAGGAGCACTGCAAGGATCGCCCTGGGGCCTTCCCCAGCGAGGGCACCCTCAGGGGGTTCAGCAAGCGGGTCTTCCTGCAGACCCTCAACACCACACTGGGCCTTGTCCTGCACAGACTGACCGctttacagcaggacctcccCGAAGCCCAGCACCTGGCGAGGCTGAACATCCGGGGACTCAGGAGTAACATCCATTGCATGTACCAGCTGCTTCTCGGATCCTCGGAGGCAGAAACAGCTGAGCCCACTCAGCCAGGCCCCAGGGCCACGCCTCCGCCCACTCCCCCATCGGACGCATTCCAGCACAAGCTGAAGGGCTGCAGGTTCTTGCATGGCTACCACAGCTTCATGCACTCGGTGGCGCAGGTCCTCCGGGAGTGGGGGGAGAGCCTGGGCCGGAGCCGGAGCAGGAGACacagcccccacccagccctgcagAAAGGGGCCCGCAGGATGCGACCCCTCAGGAGGGACAAGAGACTCATGCCCAGGGGCCAGCTGCCCCGGTAG
- the OSM gene encoding oncostatin-M isoform X1 — protein sequence MWLPPHSQVTHALSAPGLVLGLLFLSTAAKGKCSGKYHELLRQLRHQADHMRDTSTLLDPYIRMQGLDTPGLKEHCKDRPGAFPSEGTLRGFSKRVFLQTLNTTLGLVLHRLTALQQDLPEAQHLARLNIRGLRSNIHCMYQLLLGSSEAETAEPTQPGPRATPPPTPPSDAFQHKLKGCRFLHGYHSFMHSVAQVLREWGESLGRSRSRRHSPHPALQKGARRMRPLRRDKRLMPRGQLPR from the exons ATGTGGCTTCCTCCCCACAGTCAGGTAACCCATGCCCTCTCTGCCCCAGGTCTGGTCCTCGGACTCCTGTTCCTGAGCACGGCGGCCAAGGGCAAGTGCTCAGGCAAATACCACGAACTCCTCCGGCAGCTCCGGCATCAGGCAGACCACATGCGGGACACCAGCACACTCCTGGACCCCTAT ATCCGCATGCAAGGCCTGGACACGCCTGGACTGAAGGAGCACTGCAAGGATCGCCCTGGGGCCTTCCCCAGCGAGGGCACCCTCAGGGGGTTCAGCAAGCGGGTCTTCCTGCAGACCCTCAACACCACACTGGGCCTTGTCCTGCACAGACTGACCGctttacagcaggacctcccCGAAGCCCAGCACCTGGCGAGGCTGAACATCCGGGGACTCAGGAGTAACATCCATTGCATGTACCAGCTGCTTCTCGGATCCTCGGAGGCAGAAACAGCTGAGCCCACTCAGCCAGGCCCCAGGGCCACGCCTCCGCCCACTCCCCCATCGGACGCATTCCAGCACAAGCTGAAGGGCTGCAGGTTCTTGCATGGCTACCACAGCTTCATGCACTCGGTGGCGCAGGTCCTCCGGGAGTGGGGGGAGAGCCTGGGCCGGAGCCGGAGCAGGAGACacagcccccacccagccctgcagAAAGGGGCCCGCAGGATGCGACCCCTCAGGAGGGACAAGAGACTCATGCCCAGGGGCCAGCTGCCCCGGTAG